One Streptomyces sp. RPA4-2 genomic window carries:
- a CDS encoding peptidylprolyl isomerase: protein MVTQEQRRRQLAREKFLRQQQRRTAARRKSHTRNTVVASVLGVVVVVGVVSYATGVFKNDDKKANAGAEVTPSAAPTSKAPDPCNKPAEGAVKSLSWKKEPAMTIDKSADYTMKMATTCGDVDIALNAAAAPHTVNSFGFLAGKGFFDHTKCHRLTTNGIYVLQCGDPKGTGSGGPGYTIPDENLKDKSLKGGVYPAGTVAMANTGQKHTGGSQFFLVYQDSQLPPSYTPFGTISKSGLTVLKKIAAAGESTGQGDGAPNATVVVNKMTVTKS, encoded by the coding sequence GTGGTCACCCAGGAACAGCGGCGGCGTCAGCTCGCCCGGGAGAAGTTCTTGCGGCAGCAGCAGCGGCGCACGGCCGCGCGGCGCAAGTCACACACGCGCAACACGGTGGTCGCGTCGGTCCTCGGCGTGGTCGTCGTCGTCGGTGTGGTGTCGTACGCGACCGGGGTCTTCAAGAACGACGACAAGAAGGCCAACGCCGGCGCGGAGGTCACGCCGAGCGCCGCCCCGACCAGCAAGGCGCCGGATCCGTGCAACAAGCCGGCCGAGGGCGCGGTGAAGTCGCTGAGCTGGAAGAAGGAGCCGGCGATGACCATCGACAAGTCCGCGGACTACACCATGAAGATGGCCACGACCTGCGGAGACGTGGACATCGCGCTCAACGCGGCGGCGGCTCCGCACACCGTGAACTCGTTCGGCTTCCTCGCGGGCAAGGGCTTCTTCGACCACACGAAGTGCCACCGGCTCACCACGAACGGCATCTACGTGCTGCAGTGCGGTGACCCGAAGGGCACCGGCAGCGGCGGTCCCGGGTACACGATCCCGGACGAGAACCTGAAGGACAAATCCCTCAAGGGCGGCGTCTACCCGGCGGGCACGGTCGCCATGGCCAACACCGGCCAGAAGCACACCGGCGGCAGCCAGTTCTTCCTGGTCTACCAGGACAGTCAGCTGCCGCCCAGTTACACACCGTTCGGAACTATTTCCAAGTCCGGTCTGACGGTCCTCAAGAAGATCGCCGCGGCCGGCGAGAGCACGGGCCAGGGCGACGGGGCGCCGAACGCGACGGTCGTGGTCAACAAGATGACCGTGACGAAATCCTGA
- a CDS encoding replication-associated recombination protein A, with product MEPDLFTAAAEERQEKDPSGSPLAVRMRPRTLDEVVGQQHLLKPGSPLRRLVGESGGGPAGPSSVILWGPPGTGKTTLAYVVSKATDKRFVELSAITAGVKEVRAVIESARRATGGFGKETVLFLDEIHRFSKAQQDSLLPAVENRWVTLIAATTENPYFSVISPLLSRSLLLTLEPLTDDDLRGLLRRALSDERGLKESVTLPEDTEQHLMRIAGGDARRALTALEAAAGSALDKGEAEITLQTLEETVDRAAVKYDRDGDQHYDVASALIKSIRGSDVDAALHYLARMIEAGEDPRFIARRLMISASEDIGLADPHALPTAVAAAQAVAMIGFPEAALTLSHATIALALAPKSNAATTAIGAAMEDVRKGHAGPVPMHLRDGHYKGAAKLGHAQGYVYPHDLPEGIAAQQYAPEELRDREYYTPTRHGTEARYADAVEWTRKHLGRGRS from the coding sequence GTGGAGCCCGACCTGTTCACCGCCGCAGCCGAAGAACGCCAGGAGAAGGACCCCTCCGGGAGCCCCCTGGCCGTCCGGATGCGCCCGCGCACCCTCGACGAGGTCGTGGGCCAGCAGCATCTGCTGAAGCCGGGCTCACCCCTGCGCAGACTGGTCGGCGAGAGCGGCGGCGGCCCCGCAGGACCGTCCTCCGTGATCCTCTGGGGCCCGCCCGGCACCGGCAAGACGACCCTGGCGTACGTGGTCTCCAAGGCCACCGACAAGCGCTTCGTGGAGCTCTCCGCGATCACCGCGGGCGTCAAGGAAGTGCGCGCGGTCATCGAGAGCGCCCGCCGCGCCACCGGCGGCTTCGGCAAGGAGACCGTCCTCTTCCTGGACGAGATCCACCGCTTCAGCAAGGCCCAGCAGGACTCCCTGCTCCCGGCCGTCGAGAACCGCTGGGTGACCCTCATCGCGGCGACCACCGAGAACCCCTACTTCTCGGTGATCTCCCCCCTGCTCTCCCGCTCCCTCCTGCTCACCCTCGAACCGCTCACCGACGACGACCTGCGCGGACTGCTGCGCCGGGCGCTCAGTGACGAGCGGGGCCTCAAGGAATCCGTCACCCTCCCCGAGGACACCGAGCAGCACCTGATGCGGATCGCCGGCGGTGACGCCCGCCGCGCCCTGACCGCCCTGGAGGCGGCGGCGGGCTCCGCGCTGGACAAGGGCGAGGCGGAGATCACCCTCCAGACCCTGGAGGAGACCGTCGACCGCGCCGCGGTGAAGTACGACCGCGACGGCGACCAGCACTACGACGTGGCGAGCGCCCTCATCAAGTCCATCCGCGGCTCGGACGTGGACGCCGCGCTGCACTACCTGGCGCGGATGATCGAGGCCGGCGAGGACCCGCGCTTCATCGCCCGCCGGCTGATGATCTCCGCCAGCGAGGACATCGGCCTGGCCGATCCGCACGCGCTGCCGACAGCCGTCGCCGCCGCCCAGGCCGTCGCCATGATCGGCTTCCCCGAGGCCGCGCTCACGCTCAGCCACGCCACCATCGCCCTGGCCCTGGCGCCGAAGTCCAACGCCGCGACGACGGCGATCGGCGCCGCCATGGAGGACGTGCGCAAGGGCCACGCGGGCCCGGTGCCGATGCACCTGCGCGACGGGCACTACAAGGGCGCGGCCAAGCTCGGGCACGCCCAGGGGTACGTGTACCCGCACGACCTGCCCGAGGGCATCGCCGCCCAGCAGTACGCCCCGGAGGAGCTCAGGGACCGGGAGTACTACACGCCGACCCGGCACGGCACGGAGGCGCGCTACGCGGACGCGGTGGAGTGGACCCGCAAGCACCTCGGTCGAGGACGCTCCTGA
- a CDS encoding AAA family ATPase — protein sequence MQHFDRPRPTDGTPRGNLPLELDAFVGRSAELARLAEALEGSRLVTVTGVGGVGKSRLAARTAARADARDGTWRAELAAVRDPDLVAYAVVEALGLTDQTSRAPRELLLDRLAGRQLLLVVDGFEHLVDACAALVGELLRHTPGLRVLAVGRRPLEIEGERLFPLAPLGDAEAVELFEERAAARVPGFELDDGNRSDVQELCRRLDGIPLAVELAAGRLSALSPAQLLSRLEDRFRLLTGGGRDALPRHRTLRTAIGWSHELCTSEERLLWSRLSVFAGRFDLEAAEYVCGGDGLHADRVLDVLGALLAQSVLAREETPAGPRYRMLDSVRAYGADWLAASGDADRLRRRHRDWYMGLATWCELDWFSPRQAEVAARIEAELPNLRRALEYCLTEPGETHLGQYLAGSLWFYWVGCGRLAEGRHWLERGVELDSDRDQSRLKALWVLGYVAILQGDTVSALTALQECREEALRTGNPTALAYAEHRAGCLALVSDDMRRAETLLRSALDRYHEIGELNSNVLMGQVELAMALAFQGDLPAAVKLCEDVRRVCEDHGERWALAYALYVLAYEALAAGDPARARDLLVRCLDIAHTFHDLLGTVLALELLALVTTVQGDPAEAAVLQGAAARLWPSVGLPLFGSAYYNVPHERCEAGARERLGDERYEECVRAGERLGREAAVERALRRAGQRPPGAVPAPRRPAPDTQEPAVSRTSKGGGTTG from the coding sequence ATGCAGCATTTTGACCGGCCCCGGCCCACCGACGGCACGCCGCGCGGCAATCTGCCCCTGGAACTCGACGCGTTCGTCGGCCGCTCGGCCGAACTCGCGCGGCTGGCCGAGGCGCTGGAGGGGTCCCGGCTGGTCACGGTGACCGGCGTGGGCGGCGTCGGCAAGTCGCGCCTCGCCGCGCGGACGGCGGCGCGCGCGGACGCGCGGGACGGCACGTGGCGGGCGGAGCTGGCCGCCGTACGGGATCCGGACCTCGTCGCGTACGCGGTCGTGGAGGCCCTCGGCCTGACGGACCAGACGTCGCGGGCACCGCGCGAGCTCCTGCTCGACCGTCTCGCCGGGCGCCAACTCCTCCTCGTCGTCGACGGGTTCGAGCATCTGGTGGACGCGTGTGCCGCACTGGTGGGCGAGCTGCTGCGGCACACACCGGGGCTGCGGGTGCTCGCGGTCGGACGCAGGCCGCTGGAGATCGAGGGCGAACGGCTGTTCCCGCTGGCGCCGCTGGGCGACGCGGAGGCCGTGGAACTGTTCGAGGAGCGGGCGGCGGCCCGGGTTCCCGGGTTCGAGCTGGACGACGGCAACCGGTCGGACGTACAGGAGCTGTGCCGCCGTCTCGACGGGATCCCGCTCGCCGTCGAGCTGGCCGCGGGCCGGCTGAGCGCCCTCTCCCCCGCCCAGTTGCTCTCCCGTCTCGAGGACCGCTTCCGGCTGCTGACGGGCGGCGGACGGGACGCTCTGCCGCGGCACCGGACGCTGCGTACGGCGATCGGCTGGAGCCATGAACTGTGCACGTCCGAGGAGCGGCTGCTGTGGTCGCGGCTCTCGGTGTTCGCCGGCCGGTTCGATCTGGAGGCCGCCGAGTACGTGTGCGGCGGCGACGGGCTGCACGCCGACCGCGTCCTCGACGTGCTCGGCGCGCTGCTCGCGCAGTCCGTGCTGGCCCGCGAGGAGACGCCCGCGGGTCCGCGCTACCGGATGTTGGACTCGGTCCGGGCGTACGGGGCGGACTGGCTGGCGGCGTCGGGGGACGCGGACCGGCTGCGCCGCCGCCACCGCGACTGGTACATGGGCCTGGCGACCTGGTGCGAGCTGGACTGGTTCTCGCCGCGGCAGGCCGAGGTGGCCGCGCGGATCGAGGCGGAGCTGCCGAATCTGCGCCGCGCCCTGGAGTACTGCCTGACCGAGCCGGGTGAGACGCATCTGGGCCAGTACCTCGCGGGCAGTCTGTGGTTCTACTGGGTGGGCTGCGGGCGGCTGGCGGAGGGCCGGCACTGGCTGGAACGCGGCGTGGAACTCGACAGCGACCGTGACCAGTCGCGGCTCAAGGCCCTGTGGGTGCTCGGCTACGTGGCGATCCTGCAGGGCGACACGGTGTCCGCGCTGACCGCGCTCCAGGAGTGCCGCGAGGAGGCGCTGCGCACCGGTAACCCCACCGCCCTCGCCTACGCCGAGCACCGTGCCGGCTGTCTCGCGCTGGTCAGCGACGACATGCGGCGCGCGGAGACCCTGCTGCGCTCGGCGCTCGACCGCTATCACGAGATCGGTGAGCTCAACAGCAACGTGCTGATGGGGCAGGTCGAGCTGGCGATGGCGCTGGCGTTCCAGGGCGATCTGCCGGCCGCGGTGAAGCTGTGCGAGGACGTCCGCCGCGTGTGCGAGGACCACGGGGAGCGCTGGGCGCTGGCGTACGCGCTGTACGTGCTGGCGTACGAGGCCCTCGCCGCCGGCGATCCGGCACGGGCCCGGGACCTTCTGGTCCGGTGCCTGGACATCGCGCACACCTTCCACGACCTGCTCGGCACGGTCCTCGCGCTGGAGCTGCTCGCCCTGGTCACGACGGTGCAGGGTGATCCGGCGGAGGCCGCGGTGCTGCAGGGCGCGGCGGCCCGGCTGTGGCCGTCGGTGGGGCTCCCGCTGTTCGGCTCGGCGTACTACAACGTGCCGCACGAGCGGTGCGAGGCGGGCGCCCGGGAGCGGCTGGGCGACGAGCGCTACGAGGAGTGCGTACGGGCCGGGGAGCGGCTCGGGCGGGAGGCGGCGGTGGAGCGGGCGCTGCGGCGGGCCGGACAGCGACCGCCGGGCGCGGTGCCCGCACCGCGCAGGCCGGCCCCGGACACGCAGGAGCCCGCCGTCTCGCGCACCTCGAAGGGCGGCGGGACGACGGGCTGA
- a CDS encoding vitamin K epoxide reductase family protein, with amino-acid sequence MSKTTVKDVSTDPERVDGPRTAGGSRALALLLVITGAAGLLAAWVITIDKFKLLENPNFVPGCSLNPVVSCGNIMKSEQASAFGFPNPMLGLVAYGIVICVGVSLLARATFPRWYWLTFNAGTLFGVGFCTWLQFQSLYRINSLCLWCSLAWVATIIMFWYVTSFNVRNSFLPAPRWLKSFFGEFTWVLPVVHIGIIGMLILTRWWDFWTS; translated from the coding sequence ATGAGCAAGACGACAGTCAAGGACGTCTCCACCGACCCGGAACGCGTCGACGGTCCCCGGACGGCCGGCGGCAGCCGTGCGCTCGCCCTGTTGCTGGTGATCACCGGTGCGGCCGGTCTGCTCGCCGCGTGGGTCATCACGATCGACAAGTTCAAGCTGCTGGAGAACCCGAACTTCGTGCCGGGGTGCAGCCTGAACCCGGTCGTCTCCTGCGGCAACATCATGAAGAGCGAGCAGGCCTCGGCCTTCGGGTTCCCCAACCCGATGCTGGGCCTGGTGGCGTACGGCATCGTGATCTGCGTCGGCGTGAGCCTGCTGGCGCGGGCCACCTTCCCACGCTGGTACTGGCTGACCTTCAACGCCGGCACCCTCTTCGGCGTCGGCTTCTGCACCTGGCTGCAGTTCCAGTCGCTGTACCGCATCAACTCGCTGTGCCTGTGGTGCTCGCTGGCCTGGGTCGCCACGATCATCATGTTCTGGTACGTGACGTCATTCAACGTACGCAACAGCTTCCTGCCCGCCCCGCGCTGGCTGAAGAGCTTCTTCGGCGAGTTCACCTGGGTCCTGCCGGTCGTGCACATCGGCATCATCGGCATGCTGATCCTGACCCGCTGGTGGGACTTCTGGACGAGCTGA
- a CDS encoding MBL fold metallo-hydrolase, which produces MLIAGFPAGAWGTNCYLVAPAAGEECVIIDPGHQAAQGVEEALKKHRLKPVAVILTHGHIDHVASVVPVCGAHGVPAWIHPEDRYMMSDPEKALGRSIGMPLMGELTVGEPDDVKELADGAGLELAGLELSVAHAPGHTKGSVTFRMPESADVPSVFFSGDLLFAGSIGRTDLPGGDMDEMLGSLARVCLPLDDSTVVLSGHGPQTTIGQERATNPYLRQVAADRQESGPRPAPRRGM; this is translated from the coding sequence GTGCTCATTGCCGGGTTCCCCGCCGGGGCCTGGGGGACCAACTGTTACCTGGTCGCCCCCGCCGCGGGTGAGGAGTGCGTGATCATCGACCCGGGCCACCAGGCCGCCCAGGGAGTCGAGGAAGCACTCAAGAAGCATCGGCTCAAGCCCGTCGCGGTCATCCTCACCCACGGCCACATCGACCATGTCGCCTCGGTCGTCCCGGTGTGCGGAGCGCACGGGGTACCGGCGTGGATCCACCCCGAGGACCGGTACATGATGAGCGACCCCGAGAAGGCGCTCGGCCGGTCCATCGGCATGCCGCTGATGGGCGAGCTGACGGTGGGTGAGCCGGACGACGTCAAGGAGCTGGCCGACGGTGCCGGACTCGAACTGGCCGGTCTGGAGCTGTCCGTCGCGCACGCGCCCGGTCATACCAAGGGGTCGGTGACCTTCCGGATGCCCGAGAGCGCGGACGTCCCGTCCGTGTTCTTCTCCGGGGATCTGCTGTTCGCCGGCTCCATCGGACGCACCGACCTGCCCGGCGGTGACATGGACGAGATGCTCGGCTCGCTGGCCCGCGTGTGCCTGCCGCTCGACGACTCGACCGTGGTGCTGTCGGGGCACGGTCCCCAGACCACCATCGGCCAGGAGCGCGCCACCAACCCGTACCTGCGGCAGGTGGCGGCAGACCGTCAAGAGTCCGGCCCGCGGCCGGCTCCCCGACGAGGAATGTGA
- the hisS gene encoding histidine--tRNA ligase, whose product MSTFKAPKGTYDLIPPDSAKYLAVREAIAAPLRNSGYGYIETPGFESVELFARGVGESTDIVTKEMYAFETKGGDRLALRPEGTASVLRAALEANLHKLGNLPVKLWYSGSYYRYERPQKGRYRHFSQVGAEAIGAEDPALDAELIILADQAYRSLGLRNFRILLNSLGDKECRPVYRAALQDFLRGLALDEDTLRRAEINPLRVLDDKRDDVQKQLVGAPLLRDFLCDACKAYHEEVRELLTAAGVAFEDDGKLVRGLDYYTRTTFEFVHDGLGSQSAVGGGGRYDGLSEMIGGPELPSVGWALGVDRTVLALEAEGVELEIPASTSVFAVPLGEEARRVLFAKVTELRKLGIAADFSYGGKGLKGAMKNANRSGARYTIVAGERDLAEGVVQLKDMESGEQTAVGVNEIVAELEVRLG is encoded by the coding sequence GTGAGCACCTTCAAGGCCCCCAAGGGCACCTACGACCTGATCCCGCCGGACAGCGCGAAGTACCTCGCGGTCCGCGAGGCCATCGCGGCGCCGCTGCGCAACTCCGGCTACGGCTACATCGAGACGCCCGGCTTCGAGAGCGTCGAACTGTTCGCGCGCGGGGTGGGTGAGTCCACCGACATCGTGACCAAGGAGATGTACGCCTTCGAGACCAAGGGCGGCGACCGGCTGGCGCTGCGCCCCGAGGGCACCGCGTCCGTGCTGCGCGCCGCGCTGGAGGCGAACCTGCACAAGCTCGGCAACCTGCCCGTGAAGCTCTGGTACTCCGGCTCGTACTACCGCTACGAGCGCCCCCAGAAGGGCCGGTACCGCCACTTCTCGCAGGTCGGTGCCGAGGCCATCGGCGCGGAGGACCCGGCGCTCGACGCCGAGCTGATCATCCTGGCGGACCAGGCGTACCGGTCGCTGGGACTGAGGAACTTCCGGATCCTCCTCAACTCGCTCGGCGACAAGGAGTGCCGTCCCGTGTACCGGGCCGCGCTCCAGGACTTCCTGCGCGGTCTCGCACTCGACGAGGACACCCTCCGGCGGGCCGAGATCAACCCCCTGCGGGTCCTCGACGACAAGCGCGACGACGTGCAGAAGCAGCTGGTCGGCGCGCCGCTCCTGCGCGACTTCCTGTGCGACGCGTGCAAGGCGTACCACGAGGAGGTGCGCGAGCTGCTCACGGCCGCGGGCGTGGCCTTCGAGGACGACGGCAAGCTGGTGCGCGGTCTGGACTACTACACCCGCACCACCTTCGAGTTCGTCCACGACGGTCTCGGCTCGCAGTCCGCGGTGGGCGGCGGCGGCCGCTACGACGGTCTCTCCGAGATGATCGGCGGCCCCGAACTGCCGTCGGTCGGCTGGGCGCTGGGCGTCGACCGTACGGTGCTGGCGCTGGAGGCGGAGGGCGTGGAGCTCGAAATCCCCGCGTCCACCAGTGTGTTCGCGGTGCCGCTGGGCGAGGAGGCCCGCCGGGTGCTCTTCGCCAAGGTCACGGAGCTGCGCAAGCTGGGGATCGCCGCCGACTTCTCGTACGGCGGCAAGGGGCTCAAGGGCGCGATGAAGAACGCGAACCGGTCCGGGGCGCGCTACACGATCGTCGCCGGCGAGCGGGATCTCGCCGAGGGCGTGGTGCAGCTCAAGGACATGGAGTCCGGCGAGCAGACCGCCGTCGGCGTCAACGAGATCGTGGCGGAACTCGAGGTCCGGCTCGGCTGA
- a CDS encoding DUF349 domain-containing protein, translated as MSSDPWGRVDETGTVYVRTADGEQVVGSWQAGSPDEALAYFERKYEGLVVEIGLLEKRVKTTDLSAKDAQTAIDHIRSQVDAHHAVGDLAALKVRLDKLVETVDSRREERKVQRAKQSDEARHSKEALVVEAEELAQSDQWRAAGERLRSLVDTWKGLPRLDRKSDDELWHRFSHARSAFSKRRKAHFASLDAQREDARKTKEKLVAEAESLSASSDWGPTAARYRELMADWKAAGRAQREHEDDLWNRFRGAQDVFFAARGSVFAERDAEQSENLKLKEELAEEAEKLVPVQELKAARAAFRSINERWEAIGHVPRDARPKVEGRMHAVERALQESEEAEWRRTNPEARARAEGLTGQLQAAVDKLQGQIETARSAGNASKADKLQRELDGRQALLEQALKGLQEFGG; from the coding sequence GTGAGCAGCGACCCGTGGGGCCGCGTCGACGAGACGGGGACCGTGTACGTGCGTACGGCCGACGGCGAGCAGGTCGTCGGTTCCTGGCAGGCCGGCTCCCCTGACGAGGCGCTGGCCTACTTCGAGCGCAAGTACGAAGGCCTGGTTGTGGAGATCGGCCTCCTCGAGAAGCGAGTGAAGACCACCGACCTGTCGGCGAAGGACGCCCAGACCGCCATCGACCACATCCGCTCGCAGGTGGACGCCCACCACGCGGTCGGCGATCTGGCGGCGTTGAAGGTACGGCTGGACAAGCTCGTCGAGACGGTGGACTCGCGCCGCGAGGAGCGCAAGGTCCAGCGGGCGAAGCAGTCCGACGAGGCGCGGCACTCCAAGGAGGCGCTGGTCGTCGAGGCGGAGGAGCTGGCGCAGAGCGACCAGTGGCGGGCGGCCGGTGAGCGGCTGCGCTCCCTGGTGGACACGTGGAAGGGGCTGCCGCGGCTCGACCGCAAGTCGGACGACGAGCTGTGGCACCGCTTCTCGCACGCGCGCTCGGCGTTCTCCAAGCGCCGCAAGGCGCACTTCGCCTCGCTGGACGCGCAGCGCGAGGACGCCCGCAAGACCAAGGAGAAGCTGGTCGCGGAGGCCGAGTCGCTGTCCGCCTCGTCGGACTGGGGTCCGACGGCGGCGCGCTACCGCGAGCTGATGGCGGACTGGAAGGCCGCGGGCCGCGCCCAGCGCGAGCACGAGGACGACCTGTGGAACCGCTTCCGCGGCGCCCAGGACGTGTTCTTCGCGGCGCGCGGTTCGGTCTTCGCCGAGCGGGACGCGGAGCAGTCGGAGAACCTGAAGCTCAAGGAGGAGCTGGCCGAGGAGGCCGAGAAGCTCGTCCCGGTGCAGGAACTGAAGGCCGCCCGTGCCGCCTTCCGCTCGATCAACGAGCGCTGGGAGGCCATCGGCCATGTGCCGCGCGACGCCCGGCCGAAGGTCGAGGGCCGGATGCACGCGGTGGAGCGGGCCCTGCAGGAGTCCGAGGAGGCGGAGTGGCGCCGGACCAACCCGGAGGCGCGCGCGCGTGCCGAGGGGCTGACCGGTCAGCTGCAGGCCGCCGTGGACAAGCTCCAGGGCCAGATCGAGACCGCGCGCTCCGCGGGCAACGCCTCGAAGGCCGACAAGCTCCAGCGGGAGCTCGACGGCCGTCAGGCGCTGCTCGAGCAGGCGCTGAAGGGGCTGCAGGAGTTCGGCGGCTGA
- the rpsD gene encoding 30S ribosomal protein S4, with amino-acid sequence MANQSRPKVKKSRALGIALTPKAVKYFEARPYPPGEHGRGRKQNSDYKVRLLEKQRLRAQYDVSERQLVRAYERASKVQGKTGEALIIELERRLDALVLRSGIARTIYQARQMVVHGHIEVNGQKVDKPSFRVRPDDVVMVRERSRSKTLFEVSRAGGFAPDGETPRYLQVNLGALAFRLDREPNRKEIPVICDEQLVVEYYAR; translated from the coding sequence ATGGCGAACCAGTCCCGCCCCAAGGTCAAGAAGTCGCGTGCCCTCGGCATCGCGCTGACCCCGAAGGCCGTCAAGTACTTCGAGGCCCGCCCCTACCCGCCGGGTGAGCACGGCCGCGGCCGCAAGCAGAACTCGGACTACAAGGTCCGTCTGCTCGAGAAGCAGCGTCTGCGCGCGCAGTACGACGTGTCCGAGCGCCAGCTCGTCCGCGCCTACGAGCGTGCCTCCAAGGTCCAGGGCAAGACCGGTGAGGCCCTGATCATCGAGCTCGAGCGCCGTCTCGACGCGCTGGTCCTGCGTTCGGGCATCGCCCGCACGATCTACCAGGCCCGCCAGATGGTCGTCCACGGCCACATCGAGGTCAACGGCCAGAAGGTCGACAAGCCCTCGTTCCGCGTCCGTCCCGACGACGTCGTGATGGTCCGCGAGCGCAGCCGCAGCAAGACGCTGTTCGAGGTCTCCCGTGCCGGTGGCTTCGCCCCCGACGGCGAGACCCCGCGCTACCTCCAGGTGAACCTCGGCGCCCTGGCGTTCCGCCTGGACCGCGAGCCGAACCGCAAGGAGATCCCGGTGATCTGCGACGAGCAGCTCGTCGTCGAGTACTACGCCCGCTGA